The Methylacidimicrobium sp. B4 genome contains a region encoding:
- a CDS encoding ABC transporter permease yields MISRPQGAFALGLLGFLYLCALFAPFLAPYGPSDQDLQRTYHPPMALTWTREGLSVRLYENADPTQALYQPIPGKIAVVRWLPLGHPYRLFGLFPCRRHLFGVEPPQKIYLLGSDSTGRDVFTRLLYGAQVSLSIGLIGISISLGVGLIAGGLAGYFGGWFDSLVMRTTELLMAIPGLYLLLALRGAFASQFSSGEVYLLIVVILSFLGWSGAARVIRGLALSLRAQTFVDAAIVTGLSPWRILWRHLLPNLASYLLVASALSIPGYILGEAALSFLGIGIQEPAASWGLMLAQAQEMKVFMCNFWWLLTPGAAVFLTVAAFNLLGDTLRDVIDPHFRTGSR; encoded by the coding sequence GTGATCTCCCGCCCGCAGGGAGCCTTCGCTCTCGGGCTCCTCGGCTTTCTCTACCTCTGCGCTCTCTTCGCCCCCTTCCTGGCCCCTTACGGGCCCAGCGACCAGGATCTCCAAAGGACCTATCATCCCCCGATGGCCTTGACCTGGACGCGGGAAGGCCTCTCCGTCCGCCTCTACGAAAATGCCGACCCCACCCAGGCGCTCTACCAGCCGATCCCCGGCAAGATAGCCGTCGTCCGCTGGCTGCCGCTCGGCCATCCCTACCGCCTTTTCGGCCTCTTCCCCTGCCGTCGCCATCTCTTCGGAGTCGAACCCCCGCAAAAGATCTATCTTCTGGGCAGCGACAGCACCGGCCGCGACGTCTTCACCCGCCTGCTCTACGGGGCGCAGGTCTCGCTGAGCATCGGCTTGATCGGGATTTCGATCAGCCTGGGCGTGGGCCTGATCGCGGGCGGCCTCGCCGGATACTTCGGCGGTTGGTTCGACTCGCTCGTCATGCGGACGACCGAGCTCTTGATGGCGATTCCGGGGCTCTATCTGCTCCTGGCCCTGCGAGGAGCCTTTGCGAGCCAATTCAGCTCGGGCGAGGTCTATCTGCTGATCGTAGTCATCCTGAGCTTCCTTGGCTGGTCGGGGGCGGCTCGGGTCATCCGCGGGCTGGCCCTCTCACTACGGGCTCAGACCTTCGTCGACGCCGCGATCGTGACGGGTCTCTCTCCCTGGCGTATTCTGTGGAGGCATCTGCTCCCCAACCTGGCGAGCTACCTCCTGGTCGCCTCGGCGCTCAGCATTCCGGGGTACATCCTGGGGGAAGCCGCCTTGAGCTTCCTCGGCATCGGCATTCAGGAGCCGGCGGCTTCCTGGGGCCTGATGCTCGCGCAAGCGCAGGAGATGAAGGTCTTCATGTGCAACTTCTGGTGGCTCCTCACGCCCGGAGCGGCGGTTTTCCTGACGGTGGCCGCCTTCAACCTGCTCGGGGATACGCTCCGGGACGTGATCGACCCCCATTTTCGCACCGGCAGCCGATAA
- a CDS encoding ABC transporter permease, with product MVLFVLRRLLFLLPLLLGVTLLVFFLMSLTPGNFLTPIKAQRDISPEFLAALEKSFGLDQPWYTRYLLWLRNVLHGDFGYSWTYKVAVVDLLWQRVPATLLLNLTSFAFAWTVAIPLGVLAAVHRNSWWDRLTAFLAYASLSIPEFFLALLAVYFAARTGWFPLGGLMSIEHEFFSPVGRLADIAYHLVLPTFVLGLGGVATLMRILRANFLDVIRAEYVTAARAKGLPENVVIWRHVFRNAVNPLLSTLGYVVAGLLSGSLLVENVMSYPGLGQLIYSAFIRQDQFVVLASVVLSCILLVLGNLFSDILLAWVDPRVRLPAR from the coding sequence ATGGTTCTATTCGTTCTCCGACGCCTGCTCTTTCTCCTCCCTCTGCTCCTCGGCGTAACTCTGCTCGTGTTTTTCCTCATGTCGCTCACGCCAGGCAACTTTCTGACCCCGATCAAGGCCCAGCGCGACATCAGCCCCGAGTTTCTCGCCGCCCTCGAGAAGAGCTTTGGGCTCGACCAGCCCTGGTACACCCGCTATCTCCTCTGGCTGCGCAACGTACTGCACGGGGACTTTGGCTATTCCTGGACCTATAAGGTTGCTGTCGTCGATCTGCTCTGGCAACGGGTGCCCGCGACCCTCCTCCTCAATCTGACGAGCTTCGCCTTCGCCTGGACGGTCGCGATCCCTCTCGGTGTCCTCGCGGCCGTTCATCGAAATTCCTGGTGGGATCGCCTGACCGCTTTCCTCGCCTACGCTTCCCTCTCGATCCCGGAGTTCTTCCTCGCGCTTCTCGCCGTCTATTTCGCTGCGCGTACAGGCTGGTTTCCGCTCGGGGGCCTCATGTCGATCGAACATGAGTTTTTTTCCCCCGTCGGCCGCCTCGCCGACATCGCCTACCATCTGGTACTCCCGACCTTCGTCCTCGGCCTCGGCGGAGTCGCTACCCTGATGCGCATTCTGCGCGCCAACTTCCTTGATGTCATCCGCGCCGAATATGTCACCGCCGCGCGGGCCAAAGGGCTTCCGGAAAACGTCGTGATCTGGCGACATGTCTTCCGGAATGCGGTCAATCCCCTCTTGAGCACCCTGGGCTACGTCGTCGCGGGACTCCTGAGCGGCTCCTTGCTCGTGGAAAACGTGATGAGCTATCCCGGCCTGGGGCAGCTCATCTATTCGGCCTTCATTCGCCAGGATCAGTTCGTGGTCCTGGCCTCAGTCGTCCTCAGCTGCATCCTGCTCGTCTTGGGCAACCTCTTCTCCGATATCCTGCTCGCCTGGGTCGATCCCCGCGTCCGTCTCCCCGCCCGATGA
- a CDS encoding ABC transporter ATP-binding protein has product MAAPDVTPLLEVSDLSIEFASAERTVLAVDGVSFSMAAGSTLAVVGESGSGKSVTALSLGRLLPSPPARIRSGRILFEGIDLLTLPEPALRRYRGGKIAYVFQEPSTSLNPVFSVGFQLSEAMALHRHDLADRRGAGLAALTEVGIRDPERCWRSYPHELSGGMQQRVMIAMALVCRPRLLVADEPTTALDVTIQAQILSLLRDIRSRFGMAILLITHNFGLVKGFADHVIVMFRGKIVEQGPTDSLLARPRHPYTQALIACVPRLGESKKRLTTIDYARLDSLLAPS; this is encoded by the coding sequence ATGGCCGCTCCAGATGTCACCCCCCTTTTGGAGGTTTCCGATCTCTCGATCGAGTTTGCGAGCGCGGAACGGACGGTCCTCGCGGTGGACGGCGTCTCCTTCTCCATGGCAGCCGGCTCGACCCTCGCCGTCGTTGGAGAAAGCGGCAGCGGCAAAAGTGTCACTGCCCTCTCGCTCGGCCGGCTCCTCCCCTCGCCGCCCGCCCGCATCCGCTCGGGGAGGATCCTCTTCGAGGGGATCGATCTCCTGACCCTCCCTGAGCCGGCTCTGCGCCGCTACCGGGGAGGGAAGATCGCCTACGTCTTCCAAGAGCCCTCCACCTCGCTCAACCCGGTCTTTTCGGTGGGCTTCCAGCTAAGTGAAGCGATGGCGCTGCACCGGCACGATCTGGCGGATCGGCGCGGAGCCGGGCTCGCGGCCTTGACCGAGGTAGGCATCCGGGACCCGGAACGGTGCTGGAGGAGCTATCCGCATGAGCTCTCGGGGGGGATGCAGCAGCGCGTGATGATCGCGATGGCGCTAGTCTGCCGGCCGCGGCTCCTGGTCGCCGACGAACCGACCACCGCCCTCGATGTCACCATTCAAGCGCAGATCCTGAGCCTGCTGCGCGACATTCGCAGCCGCTTCGGGATGGCGATCCTGCTCATCACCCACAATTTTGGCCTCGTCAAGGGATTCGCGGACCATGTCATCGTCATGTTCCGGGGGAAGATCGTCGAGCAGGGGCCCACCGATTCCCTTCTCGCCCGCCCCCGTCACCCCTACACACAGGCGCTGATCGCCTGCGTCCCCCGCCTCGGAGAATCCAAGAAACGGCTCACCACGATCGACTATGCCAGACTCGATAGCCTCCTCGCCCCTTCCTGA
- a CDS encoding ATP-binding cassette domain-containing protein, whose product MPDSIASSPLPDSADPAPMLLEVTDLVVRYPLPGGLFFRSRRFVEPVKGVSFGVRAGQTVGLVGESGSGKTTIGKAVVRLIAPHSGEIRYRQERIDGLSGARLHPYRKRVQMIFQDPHNSLNPRLSVARILGEPLEIHFPALRAEERRSRAADLLRRVGLPSDSLDRFPHEFSGGQRQRIGIARALAVEPELIVCDEPVSALDVSVQAQIVNLLQDLQQEFGLAYLFISHDLAVVEHMSDEVLVLNEGRIVEAAPPEELYRNPKNEYTRKLLAAVPSL is encoded by the coding sequence ATGCCAGACTCGATAGCCTCCTCGCCCCTTCCTGATTCGGCCGATCCCGCCCCGATGCTCCTCGAAGTCACAGACCTCGTCGTCCGCTACCCGCTGCCCGGCGGCCTCTTTTTTCGCTCTCGCCGCTTCGTCGAGCCCGTCAAGGGGGTCTCTTTCGGCGTCCGGGCGGGCCAAACGGTCGGCCTCGTCGGCGAGAGCGGAAGCGGGAAGACGACGATCGGGAAAGCGGTCGTCCGGCTAATCGCGCCCCACTCGGGGGAGATCCGCTACCGGCAGGAGAGAATCGATGGCCTCTCGGGCGCGCGGCTGCATCCCTACCGGAAACGCGTCCAGATGATCTTTCAGGACCCGCACAACTCCCTCAATCCACGGCTTTCGGTCGCCCGCATCCTCGGAGAGCCGCTCGAGATCCACTTTCCGGCCCTCCGTGCGGAGGAGCGGCGCTCCCGGGCGGCCGACCTGCTCCGGCGCGTCGGGCTTCCCTCCGACTCCCTGGACCGCTTTCCGCACGAGTTCTCCGGAGGCCAGAGGCAACGGATCGGCATCGCCCGGGCACTTGCGGTCGAGCCCGAGCTCATCGTCTGCGATGAGCCGGTCAGCGCTCTCGATGTCTCCGTCCAGGCGCAAATCGTCAATCTCCTCCAGGACCTCCAGCAAGAGTTCGGCCTCGCCTACCTCTTCATCTCCCACGACCTGGCGGTCGTCGAGCACATGAGCGACGAGGTGCTGGTGCTCAACGAGGGCAGGATCGTCGAGGCGGCACCGCCCGAGGAGCTCTACCGGAATCCCAAGAACGAGTACACGCGGAAGCTCCTCGCGGCTGTACCCTCTCTCTAG